The Punica granatum isolate Tunisia-2019 chromosome 4, ASM765513v2, whole genome shotgun sequence genome has a window encoding:
- the LOC116205813 gene encoding uncharacterized protein LOC116205813 isoform X2 — MGGKYVGGVSAASFTDKGFEGDATFPVRLRLCGALQFSLCILASTFPGKTTKASNDQLLWELGLSCEAKREQLNNTNSVASGISGQPSNFVEPLPVGVTV, encoded by the exons ATGGGAGGAAAATATGTCGGTGGGGTTTCCGCAGCTTCCTTTACTGACAAGGGTTTCGAGGGAGATGCTACCTTTCCCGTTCGACTGAGGCTTTGTGGTGCCCTACAGTTCTCATTATGCATCTTGG CTTCAACGTTCCCTGGAAAAACTACAAAAGCAAGCAACGATCAG CTTCTGTGGGAACTGGGCTTGAGCTGTGAAGCCAAAAGAGAACAATTGAATAACACA AATTCGGTCGCCAGTGGAATCAGTGGACAGCCGTCGAATTTTGTCGAGCCCCTACCAGTGGGTGTTACGGTATAA
- the LOC116205813 gene encoding uncharacterized protein LOC116205813 isoform X1: MGGKYVGGVSAASFTDKGFEGDATFPVRLRLCGALQFSLCILASTFPGKTTKASNDQLLWELGLSCEAKREQLNNTKKSQERSENPEGRDSCTCPPLYRPRLSHMPSTPPAEIVGG, from the exons ATGGGAGGAAAATATGTCGGTGGGGTTTCCGCAGCTTCCTTTACTGACAAGGGTTTCGAGGGAGATGCTACCTTTCCCGTTCGACTGAGGCTTTGTGGTGCCCTACAGTTCTCATTATGCATCTTGG CTTCAACGTTCCCTGGAAAAACTACAAAAGCAAGCAACGATCAG CTTCTGTGGGAACTGGGCTTGAGCTGTGAAGCCAAAAGAGAACAATTGAATAACACA aaaaaaagtcAAGAGAGATCAGAGAACCCTGAGGGACGAGACTCTTGCACATGCCCTCCACTCTACCGGCCGAGACTGTCGCACATGCCCTCCACTCCACCGGCCGagattgtcggtgggtga
- the LOC116205813 gene encoding uncharacterized protein LOC116205813 isoform X4, producing the protein MGGKYVGGVSAASFTDKGFEGDATFPVRLRLCGALQFSLCILASTFPGKTTKASNDQLLWELGLSCEAKREQLNNTVSSP; encoded by the exons ATGGGAGGAAAATATGTCGGTGGGGTTTCCGCAGCTTCCTTTACTGACAAGGGTTTCGAGGGAGATGCTACCTTTCCCGTTCGACTGAGGCTTTGTGGTGCCCTACAGTTCTCATTATGCATCTTGG CTTCAACGTTCCCTGGAAAAACTACAAAAGCAAGCAACGATCAG CTTCTGTGGGAACTGGGCTTGAGCTGTGAAGCCAAAAGAGAACAATTGAATAACACA GTCTCTTCTCCGTGA
- the LOC116205813 gene encoding uncharacterized protein LOC116205813 isoform X3 produces MHLGWLAKYNSCDGESPNTLSIEKHTSTFPGKTTKASNDQLLWELGLSCEAKREQLNNTKKSQERSENPEGRDSCTCPPLYRPRLSHMPSTPPAEIVGG; encoded by the exons ATGCATCTTGG ATGGCTTGCTAAATACAATAGCTGTGATGGTGAAAGTCCAAACACTCTTTCAATCGAAAAGCATA CTTCAACGTTCCCTGGAAAAACTACAAAAGCAAGCAACGATCAG CTTCTGTGGGAACTGGGCTTGAGCTGTGAAGCCAAAAGAGAACAATTGAATAACACA aaaaaaagtcAAGAGAGATCAGAGAACCCTGAGGGACGAGACTCTTGCACATGCCCTCCACTCTACCGGCCGAGACTGTCGCACATGCCCTCCACTCCACCGGCCGagattgtcggtgggtga